Proteins encoded within one genomic window of Flavobacterium gilvum:
- the mutY gene encoding A/G-specific adenine glycosylase, which translates to MKFHNILIKWYLQNKRDLPWRKTTDPYPIWLSEIMLQQTRVAQGMPYFLAFTTTFPTVFDLAKAEEEQVLKLWQGLGYYSRARNLHKTAQTIAFDRNGIFPDNYTELLKLKGIGEYTAAAIASFSYNECVPVVDGNVFRVLSRYFDVETDIAQASAKKEFAALAFELMPKENPALFNQAIMEFGALQCVPKNPNCTECVFATSCAALQKKKVHLLPVKLKKTKVRNRYFNYIVAVDEMEKTFIRKRTEKGIWHNLYEFPLLETEKPEDFETLAQKINQTFFPKNEIESLILYNEESIVHKLSHQHLYIKFWKASLKGEIKNGIDLDTAKTFPFPIVIHNFIEDKL; encoded by the coding sequence ATGAAATTTCACAACATTCTAATTAAGTGGTATTTACAAAACAAAAGGGATTTACCATGGCGAAAAACCACCGATCCGTACCCGATTTGGCTCTCAGAAATTATGCTTCAACAAACGAGAGTCGCTCAGGGAATGCCTTATTTTTTGGCTTTTACCACAACTTTTCCGACTGTTTTTGATTTGGCGAAAGCCGAGGAAGAACAGGTACTAAAACTTTGGCAAGGATTGGGTTATTATTCCCGCGCACGAAACCTCCACAAAACAGCTCAGACAATCGCCTTTGACCGCAATGGTATTTTCCCAGACAATTATACCGAGTTGTTAAAACTTAAAGGAATTGGAGAATATACCGCCGCCGCCATTGCATCTTTCTCCTATAATGAATGTGTGCCCGTTGTTGACGGAAATGTATTCCGGGTGCTTTCGCGTTATTTTGATGTTGAAACTGATATTGCACAGGCTTCTGCCAAAAAAGAATTTGCAGCTTTGGCTTTTGAATTAATGCCAAAAGAAAACCCAGCATTATTCAACCAAGCTATAATGGAATTTGGCGCCCTGCAGTGTGTGCCGAAAAATCCAAATTGTACAGAATGTGTCTTTGCTACTAGTTGTGCCGCTTTGCAAAAAAAGAAAGTACATCTATTACCTGTGAAATTAAAAAAGACAAAAGTCCGCAATCGCTACTTTAATTATATAGTGGCTGTCGATGAAATGGAGAAAACTTTTATTCGGAAACGGACTGAGAAAGGAATTTGGCACAATCTATATGAATTTCCTTTACTCGAAACCGAAAAGCCTGAAGATTTTGAAACCTTGGCTCAAAAAATCAACCAAACCTTTTTTCCGAAAAACGAAATAGAAAGCCTAATCCTATATAATGAAGAAAGTATCGTTCATAAATTATCGCATCAGCATTTATACATCAAATTCTGGAAAGCAAGTTTGAAAGGCGAAATTAAAAATGGAATTGACCTAGACACAGCCAAAACTTTTCCGTTTCCGATTGTGATTCATAATTTCATTGAAGATAAATTGTAA
- a CDS encoding HU family DNA-binding protein: MTKADIVAKISEKLGLEKGDVQATVETFMNEVKNSLETGDNVYLRGFGSFIVKTRAEKTGRNISKNTTIKIPAHNIPAFKPAKVFVEGVKVNNEAK, encoded by the coding sequence ATGACGAAAGCAGATATCGTAGCAAAGATTTCAGAAAAATTAGGTCTTGAAAAAGGGGATGTGCAAGCAACCGTAGAGACTTTTATGAATGAAGTGAAAAACTCACTAGAAACTGGAGATAATGTTTATTTAAGAGGTTTCGGTAGTTTTATCGTTAAAACAAGAGCTGAAAAAACTGGAAGAAATATTTCCAAAAATACCACTATCAAAATTCCTGCACACAACATTCCTGCATTCAAACCTGCAAAAGTTTTTGTTGAAGGTGTAAAAGTGAACAACGAAGCAAAATAA
- a CDS encoding Rne/Rng family ribonuclease has translation MNKELIIRSSSDFVDFALLKDGKLIELHKEEEKSNFQVGDIFIAKIRKPVAGLNAAFVNVGFEKDAFLHYHDLGPNLTSQLKFIKLVSAGKIKDFSLKNFQFEKEIDKNGTITDVISANQSVLVQVVKEPISTKGPRISAELSLAGRFIVLVPFSDRVSISQKIEDKKEKERLKRLVQSVKPKGFGVIVRTVAEGKSTVELEKDLQNLLSRWTAMCKKLPTAHHPSKVLGELNRASSILRDVFNDTFSSIQIDDEELFHQTKDYLQEIAPSKQSIVKFYQSKDTPIFEKFNIERQIKTSFGKTVSMSKGAYLIIEHTEALHVIDVNSGNRSNKATNQEDTAMEVNMIAAAEIARQLRLRDMGGIIVVDFIDMSNPENRKVLFDFLREEMSDDKAKHKILPPSKFGLVQITRQRVRPEVNINTREEDPNNENKDIDAPISIIDKIASDLEGVLKTHKKVVLNVHPFVAAYLSKGFPSLRSKWFFEHKKWVKIIPRDAYTYLEYHFYDTKGNVIKE, from the coding sequence ATGAATAAAGAATTGATCATTCGATCTAGTTCAGACTTTGTGGATTTTGCCTTATTAAAAGATGGAAAACTAATTGAATTACACAAAGAAGAAGAGAAAAGCAACTTTCAGGTTGGCGATATTTTTATTGCAAAAATCAGGAAACCCGTTGCTGGACTTAACGCTGCTTTTGTAAATGTAGGCTTCGAGAAAGATGCCTTTTTACATTATCACGATTTAGGTCCTAACTTAACTTCCCAACTGAAATTCATAAAACTTGTAAGCGCAGGTAAAATAAAAGATTTCTCCCTAAAAAACTTTCAGTTTGAAAAAGAAATAGACAAGAACGGTACGATTACAGATGTAATAAGTGCCAATCAGTCTGTTCTGGTTCAAGTCGTAAAAGAACCAATTTCGACCAAAGGGCCGAGGATAAGCGCAGAGCTTTCCCTAGCCGGAAGATTTATTGTTTTGGTTCCGTTTTCTGACCGAGTTTCTATTTCGCAAAAAATAGAAGACAAAAAAGAAAAGGAACGCTTGAAACGTCTTGTACAATCAGTCAAACCAAAAGGATTTGGCGTTATTGTTCGCACAGTAGCCGAAGGCAAAAGCACAGTAGAATTAGAAAAAGATTTGCAGAACCTGCTAAGCAGATGGACTGCAATGTGTAAGAAATTACCAACTGCTCATCATCCTTCCAAAGTATTAGGAGAGCTCAACAGAGCTTCTTCAATATTGAGAGATGTATTTAATGATACTTTTAGTAGTATTCAGATTGATGATGAAGAGTTGTTCCACCAAACAAAGGATTACTTGCAAGAAATTGCACCATCCAAACAATCAATTGTTAAGTTCTATCAGTCCAAAGACACTCCGATTTTTGAGAAATTCAATATTGAGAGACAAATCAAGACTTCATTTGGGAAAACCGTTTCCATGAGTAAAGGGGCTTATCTGATTATTGAACATACCGAGGCTTTACACGTAATCGATGTAAACAGCGGAAATCGTTCTAATAAAGCTACCAATCAGGAAGATACGGCCATGGAAGTAAATATGATTGCAGCCGCCGAAATAGCAAGGCAATTACGCCTTCGTGATATGGGCGGAATCATAGTTGTTGATTTTATCGATATGTCGAATCCTGAAAATCGTAAAGTCCTGTTCGACTTCCTGCGGGAAGAAATGAGCGATGATAAAGCGAAACATAAAATCTTGCCACCGAGTAAATTTGGACTAGTCCAGATTACCAGACAAAGAGTAAGACCAGAAGTAAACATTAACACCAGAGAAGAAGATCCAAACAATGAAAATAAAGATATCGATGCACCGATATCAATCATTGATAAAATCGCTTCGGATCTGGAAGGAGTTTTAAAAACCCATAAAAAAGTTGTACTCAATGTACATCCGTTTGTGGCTGCATACCTCAGTAAAGGTTTTCCATCATTGCGTTCAAAATGGTTTTTTGAACACAAAAAATGGGTGAAAATCATACCGCGTGACGCTTACACGTATTTAGAATACCATTTCTACGATACTAAGGGAAATGTTATCAAAGAATAA